Proteins from a single region of Gordonia hongkongensis:
- a CDS encoding alpha/beta fold hydrolase, producing MTSEFASASRGSRDLEVLSSDGTRLFAQEFGPGRDAPLLVFSHGWACQGRFWRPQVEQFAATHRVVVYDQRGHGWSDRGRVPFSARLLADDLEAVVRAVATPADKAVVVGHSMGGMSIMSWAAEYPASVSELARGVVLASTGPSQLVDRSTLLKVPRQLRPRLERAFAASLAVAGPEMQGTRLSRRLIRYGTLGPGATVEVIDECADIVLRCPPQVRGMWGSVLATIDVSRGVDSLTVPAAVIVGDADRLTPAAHSVDLAARLGRQGVLFEFTLLDKVGHMSNLEAVEDFNSAVARLDKSA from the coding sequence ATGACCTCTGAGTTTGCGAGTGCGTCGCGAGGATCGCGTGACCTCGAGGTCCTTTCCTCCGACGGAACCAGGTTGTTCGCTCAGGAATTCGGTCCGGGCCGGGATGCTCCACTTCTAGTCTTTAGTCACGGCTGGGCCTGTCAGGGGCGTTTCTGGCGTCCGCAGGTCGAGCAGTTCGCGGCGACGCATCGGGTGGTGGTCTACGACCAACGCGGACACGGGTGGAGCGACCGGGGCCGGGTACCGTTCTCGGCGAGACTTCTGGCCGATGACTTGGAGGCCGTAGTTCGGGCGGTAGCGACTCCCGCCGACAAGGCTGTCGTGGTCGGACACAGCATGGGAGGTATGTCCATCATGAGCTGGGCGGCTGAGTACCCCGCCTCGGTGTCGGAGCTGGCCCGCGGAGTAGTACTGGCAAGCACCGGGCCATCACAGTTGGTGGATCGGTCAACGTTACTCAAGGTTCCCCGACAGCTACGACCGAGACTTGAGCGGGCCTTCGCGGCTAGTCTTGCGGTCGCGGGACCCGAGATGCAGGGGACGCGTTTGTCTCGCCGCCTGATTCGTTACGGAACCCTGGGCCCGGGCGCGACTGTCGAGGTAATCGATGAGTGCGCCGACATCGTGTTGCGATGCCCACCACAGGTGCGGGGGATGTGGGGTTCAGTGTTGGCGACAATCGACGTCAGCAGGGGTGTTGACTCGCTGACAGTGCCGGCGGCGGTCATCGTGGGCGATGCCGACAGACTGACCCCGGCGGCCCATTCGGTGGATCTCGCAGCGCGCCTGGGTCGGCAGGGCGTTCTATTTGAATTCACTCTTCTCGACAAGGTCGGTCACATGTCCAACCTAGAGGCCGTCGAAGACTTCAATTCAGCCGTGGCCAGATTAGACAAATCCGCCTGA
- a CDS encoding TetR/AcrR family transcriptional regulator produces MSVVRRISAAPVKVQRRVRDARSTRWDDHRAVVKAELVDAAIRAIEKFGDAVSMDDFAEEAGASKPKLYRHFGDRAGLYSAVAARLGSMMWESAQSTLLSGQADSTVDELFRSAVSAYVSLVDEHPAVVRFLMTNHMFQYSESGEGGAADQLRSAMEIISDEFARGLREVDAEESPVAVAVASILGAGLSATQWWIDHGRQNGMSRDMFAAHLCQTSWGIIDGAAATVGVRFHRDRPLGDPGFATRLDAV; encoded by the coding sequence ATGTCTGTAGTCCGTCGCATCTCCGCGGCCCCGGTGAAAGTGCAGCGACGTGTGCGCGACGCTCGAAGCACGCGCTGGGACGACCACCGCGCCGTCGTCAAAGCTGAACTCGTCGATGCAGCGATACGCGCGATCGAAAAGTTCGGCGATGCCGTGAGCATGGACGATTTTGCGGAAGAGGCTGGTGCGTCGAAGCCTAAGCTCTACCGCCATTTCGGTGACAGGGCTGGGCTCTACTCCGCCGTGGCAGCCCGTCTGGGTTCTATGATGTGGGAGTCAGCGCAGTCAACTCTGCTCTCCGGACAGGCAGACAGCACCGTCGACGAACTTTTCCGTTCAGCGGTGTCCGCATACGTATCCTTGGTTGATGAACATCCAGCGGTCGTCCGTTTCCTCATGACGAACCACATGTTCCAGTACTCTGAGTCCGGCGAGGGTGGGGCCGCAGATCAGCTGAGATCGGCAATGGAGATTATTTCCGACGAGTTCGCTCGTGGCCTCCGAGAGGTCGATGCCGAGGAGTCCCCCGTCGCCGTAGCAGTAGCCTCCATTCTGGGGGCTGGCCTATCAGCGACCCAGTGGTGGATCGATCACGGTCGGCAGAATGGAATGAGCAGGGACATGTTTGCCGCGCACCTGTGCCAGACCTCGTGGGGGATCATAGACGGCGCTGCAGCCACAGTAGGCGTTCGATTCCATAGGGACAGGCCCTTAGGCGACCCTGGATTCGCCACTCGCCTCGACGCCGTCTGA
- a CDS encoding TetR/AcrR family transcriptional regulator — translation METIDFDDVDPRRVRSRQRLLDAAVTLLNSGGVEAVTVEAVTRLSRVARTTLYRHFESSTDLVAAAFERLLPQAETPETTTSIRDDLLKLMQRQAELIEHAPLQLTTLAWLAMLPEQPRQSGQSDGDQNALAPLRRRVVEQYREPFDRVLTSDVATAELDNFDLTMAVTQLAGPLIFAKLTGIRSMTVGDLEQLVDDFLMAHRRHQTS, via the coding sequence GTGGAAACCATCGATTTCGACGATGTTGACCCGAGGCGGGTTCGGTCGCGTCAGCGTTTGTTGGATGCTGCGGTGACCTTGCTGAACAGTGGCGGGGTCGAAGCCGTTACCGTGGAGGCGGTCACTCGACTGTCTCGTGTTGCTCGCACCACCTTGTATCGTCACTTCGAGAGCTCCACAGATCTGGTGGCGGCTGCCTTCGAGCGATTGTTGCCTCAGGCCGAGACCCCCGAGACGACGACGTCGATCCGTGATGACCTGCTGAAGCTGATGCAGCGGCAGGCTGAGCTTATTGAGCATGCACCGCTGCAGTTGACGACGCTGGCATGGTTGGCAATGCTTCCCGAGCAGCCCCGGCAATCCGGGCAATCCGACGGGGATCAGAACGCGCTCGCGCCACTGCGTCGTCGAGTCGTCGAGCAGTATCGAGAACCATTCGATCGAGTTTTGACGAGTGACGTGGCCACGGCTGAGCTCGACAACTTCGATTTGACCATGGCTGTCACCCAGCTCGCGGGCCCGCTGATCTTTGCCAAGCTCACGGGCATTCGGTCGATGACCGTTGGCGATCTCGAACAGCTTGTCGACGATTTCCTCATGGCCCACCGGCGACACCAAACCTCCTGA
- a CDS encoding RND family transporter, with translation MVVQRPSGGRLAARRLAERSEYSTTLGRLARFTLAHRFLVIGAWVAVGIVLAILFPQLETVVRQQSVDPIPAGVPSFQALDQMGGAFGEKGAKTTVFVTMENPNGFTDVARERYDMLVLQLRENFDDVQSVRDLLSDPTTAGQALSEDGQAWYLPVGVTGTLGGPTATHAVETVRQTAQRVFDGTGTTVHVTGPTATFSDQIVSAESDLVVITLATVALIAIILLIVYRSLFTALVPLLVIGVSLGVGRGILSALGELGMPVSQFTVAFMTVILLGAGVDYSVFFISRYHERLRQDATTEVALVDATATIGRVILASAATVALAFLAMVFGQLSVFSTLGPACAIAILIGFLATVTLLPPVLLWAARFGWGAPRRDLTRKYWNRVAVLVVRRPVPLLALTLVGLIVLSVFATGIQITFDDREGQPATTDSNEGYALLDRHFPQDVTITEFLVVDAPIDLRTASGLADLEQMASRVSQIPGVTRVIGVTRPTGDKLEQAELSWQNGQIGNRLAGAVDDGQNRRGDLEQLRTGAFQLADGLTQLDTQVRTNLAPLAGILDQASTAGQQIQQYQPLLRQLAASAPALDRASQNAPQLAALTRQTSAALATVTSILPILDNAPWCTQVPQCAALRAQTRNLDALLSNGTLDQIATLSTQLAQLDTPISTVTDQLTSTVNSLGSTLGSISSQDLPGKLTQLQTGISQLAAGSRQLAAGVSALIDSNLQQLAGMAALATQLQTSARETAGTNSATGFYLPPQANADRRFVDVARQFVSPDGHTVRYAIQTSFDPYSTEAMQLADTITDVALAARPNTTLQDSNIATAGFPAINADLQRLLTEDFRLLALATLTIVGLILILLLRALIAPLYLLGTVILNYTAALGIGVLIFQHILKTDIAWPVPLLAFIVLVAVGADYNMLLISRLREESQNNIRIGVLRTVTNTGSVITSAGLIFAASMFGLMAGSISIMTQVGLIIGIGLLLDTFIVRTIVVPTIATLVGRASWWPSTRTDTHPASR, from the coding sequence ATGGTGGTCCAACGTCCAAGTGGTGGGCGCTTGGCGGCGCGCCGGTTGGCGGAACGCAGCGAGTACAGCACGACATTGGGGCGGTTGGCACGGTTCACCTTGGCGCACAGATTCCTCGTCATCGGGGCGTGGGTGGCTGTGGGTATCGTCTTGGCGATTCTGTTTCCCCAGCTGGAGACGGTGGTGCGGCAGCAGTCTGTTGATCCGATCCCTGCTGGGGTTCCATCGTTTCAAGCACTCGATCAGATGGGTGGTGCGTTCGGTGAGAAGGGCGCCAAGACCACTGTTTTCGTGACCATGGAGAACCCGAACGGGTTCACCGACGTGGCGCGGGAACGCTACGACATGCTCGTTCTGCAGCTGCGCGAAAATTTCGACGATGTGCAGTCAGTGCGGGATTTGCTTTCCGATCCGACGACGGCCGGCCAAGCCTTGAGTGAGGACGGGCAAGCCTGGTACCTGCCTGTCGGGGTCACCGGAACATTGGGAGGGCCAACGGCCACGCATGCTGTGGAGACCGTGCGCCAAACCGCGCAGCGCGTGTTTGACGGTACGGGCACCACTGTCCATGTCACCGGGCCGACAGCCACTTTCAGTGACCAGATCGTCAGTGCTGAAAGCGATTTAGTCGTGATCACTCTGGCGACGGTGGCGCTTATCGCGATCATTCTGTTGATCGTTTACCGATCGCTGTTCACCGCGCTGGTGCCGTTGTTGGTGATCGGTGTCAGCCTCGGCGTGGGCCGTGGCATCTTGTCCGCACTCGGCGAACTCGGTATGCCGGTATCGCAGTTCACCGTCGCGTTCATGACCGTCATCCTGCTCGGAGCCGGGGTCGACTACTCAGTCTTCTTCATCAGTCGCTATCACGAACGGCTACGCCAGGACGCCACCACCGAGGTTGCGCTCGTGGACGCGACAGCAACTATCGGACGGGTCATCCTGGCTTCAGCTGCCACGGTGGCGCTGGCCTTTTTGGCGATGGTCTTTGGTCAGCTGAGCGTGTTCTCCACCTTGGGTCCGGCATGCGCGATCGCCATCCTCATCGGATTCCTCGCCACGGTCACCCTGCTACCACCGGTGTTGCTGTGGGCGGCACGATTCGGCTGGGGCGCACCCAGGCGAGATCTGACCCGAAAGTACTGGAATCGCGTCGCCGTGCTCGTCGTGCGGCGTCCTGTGCCGCTGCTGGCACTAACCCTGGTCGGGCTAATCGTGCTTAGCGTCTTCGCGACGGGCATCCAGATCACCTTCGACGATCGTGAGGGGCAACCCGCGACAACCGACAGCAACGAAGGCTACGCGTTGCTCGACCGTCATTTCCCTCAAGACGTCACTATCACCGAGTTCCTCGTCGTAGATGCACCGATCGATCTCCGTACTGCCAGCGGGCTGGCCGATCTTGAGCAAATGGCCTCACGTGTATCCCAGATCCCCGGAGTGACTCGAGTCATCGGCGTTACCCGTCCCACCGGGGACAAGCTCGAGCAAGCCGAGCTGTCCTGGCAGAACGGCCAGATCGGGAACCGGCTGGCGGGTGCGGTCGACGATGGCCAGAACCGCCGCGGTGACCTCGAACAGCTCCGTACAGGCGCATTCCAACTCGCCGACGGGCTTACTCAGCTCGACACCCAGGTACGCACCAACTTGGCCCCCCTGGCCGGCATCCTCGATCAGGCAAGCACAGCCGGGCAGCAAATTCAGCAGTACCAGCCACTACTACGCCAACTCGCCGCATCTGCACCAGCGCTCGATCGCGCTTCTCAGAATGCCCCACAGCTGGCCGCGCTCACCCGCCAAACATCTGCAGCCCTGGCAACAGTGACCTCGATCCTGCCCATCCTCGATAATGCGCCCTGGTGCACCCAAGTCCCGCAGTGCGCAGCTCTGCGCGCGCAGACCCGCAATCTCGACGCCCTACTGAGCAACGGGACCCTCGACCAGATCGCCACGCTGTCAACACAACTCGCGCAGCTGGATACACCGATCTCAACAGTCACCGACCAACTCACTTCCACCGTCAACTCACTGGGCTCCACGCTGGGAAGCATCAGCAGCCAAGACCTTCCCGGCAAGCTCACCCAACTGCAAACAGGTATCAGTCAACTCGCGGCGGGATCACGCCAACTCGCCGCCGGTGTATCCGCGCTGATCGACAGCAACCTTCAACAACTCGCCGGGATGGCCGCGCTAGCCACACAACTACAAACCTCCGCCCGCGAGACCGCCGGAACAAACTCAGCAACCGGCTTCTACCTCCCACCTCAGGCCAACGCAGACCGCCGTTTCGTCGACGTCGCTCGCCAGTTCGTCTCGCCCGACGGCCATACCGTGCGCTACGCAATACAAACCAGCTTCGACCCCTACAGCACCGAGGCCATGCAACTGGCCGACACAATCACCGATGTCGCACTCGCCGCCAGACCGAACACAACCCTGCAGGACTCCAACATCGCGACAGCCGGGTTCCCCGCCATCAACGCCGATCTGCAACGTCTACTCACCGAAGACTTCCGACTCCTAGCGTTGGCCACCCTCACCATCGTCGGCCTGATCCTGATACTCCTACTCCGAGCACTCATCGCGCCGCTATACCTTCTGGGCACCGTCATACTCAACTACACCGCGGCACTGGGTATCGGCGTCCTGATCTTTCAACACATCCTCAAAACCGACATCGCCTGGCCCGTACCACTACTGGCCTTCATAGTCCTCGTCGCGGTCGGCGCCGACTACAACATGCTTCTCATCTCTCGCCTACGCGAAGAATCCCAAAACAACATCCGCATCGGCGTCCTGAGAACCGTCACCAACACCGGATCAGTCATCACCTCGGCCGGCCTCATCTTCGCTGCCAGCATGTTCGGACTCATGGCCGGATCCATCTCGATCATGACCCAGGTCGGACTCATCATCGGCATCGGCCTGCTGCTCGACACCTTCATCGTCCGCACCATCGTCGTGCCGACCATCGCCACACTTGTCGGCAGAGCAAGCTGGTGGCCGAGTACCCGAACCGACACGCATCCAGCGTCCCGCTAG